The genomic segment ACCGGCGAGTGCAGCGGGAGCAGGGTGACCGCGGTACCGACGGTGATCCGCTCGGTGGCACCGAGCAGGTAGGCCGCGAGCGCCATCGAGGACGGTGCCACCACCGAATCCAGGAAGTGGTGCTCGGTGATCCAGACGTCGTCCACCCCGAGCGCGTCCGCCTGCTTGGCCAGCGCCACCGAGCGCTGGAGCACGTCGGTGTCGGACTGGCCGGCGTCCCGGTGCGAGCCGAGCAGTACCCCGAACCGGACGGAATCGGCAGCTGACATGGCAGGGCTCCCTTCCTTCATGCGGGCACGGACAGCACGACGTGGTAGGCCCGCATGTCTTCGGCCTCCCCGATGGCCTTGCCGTCGACCTCGACCCAGGCGTGTGCGCGGAACGGCTCCGTGCGAACGCCGGTGCGCCAGTCGGGCCAGGTTCCGGCCGACCGGCAGAGCAACGCGGTCGCGATGGCTCGCTGGAGGCACTGCTGTCCGGCACAGCGCCTGCTCACCGACACCACCGCCTGACGCGCGGCCATCGCCTGTTCCGCGGTCGGACGGCGGGCACCCGACTTCGCCAGTTCGAGCGCCCGGCGGAGCCGGAACGGCTTGGCGTGCATGAGGATCCGCGCGACGGCCACGGCGGCATGAGCGACGAGGCGTTTCGGAAGCGGGACCCGGTCGGCGGTTTCGAGGGTGATCGGCAGGGTCATCCCGTCACCAGCTTCGCCTGTCGCAGCGCACGCGTGAACTCGGAGACCGTTTCGGCGACCCGCTCGGCGTCCGCCGGGTACCGTGCACACAGGACAGTCGTCGCGTCGTCCGGCTGCTTCCCGTCGAGAAGCGTGCGGATGACCACCGCCGCCGTCGTGTTGAGCTGCCAGTACCGGCCGGATCGCTGGTCCAGCAACACCATTCCGCTGTCGGTTTCGGTCACCGAAACGTGGTCGGCCAAGGCGAGGCTCATCGCTTTCCTCCAGCTGCGGTGGTGAGCGCGGCGACCGACCGCAGCCAGGCCTCGCAGGCCAAGGTACCCAGCAGCGGCATCAGGTCGCGGGACGCGGGATGGGGCGCGAGCAGCGCCCGGCGGAACGCGGTGGCGTCGACCAGGCCGAACCGCTCCAGCTCCATGTTTTCGCACTGTTCCAGGAGCTCACGCTTGTGGTGGGCGAAACCGGCGTAGACGTCGGCGCTGAACTCACCCTTGGTCGGCCTCCCGAGCACGTGCCCCGGCACGACCGGCCGCATGGCCTCGGCCAGCACCGGCTTGTACCTGTTCGCCGCGACGCGGTCCCGCAGCCGGATCGACAACGCCGCCTCGACCACCCGGTCGTCGACGAACGGCGCGTGCCAGCTCACGTCGTGGCGGGCGCTCATCCAGCTCGCCCGGCGCACCCCGTCGCCGCAGACGCGGACCATGTCGAGTGTCGCGTGCTGGGCACGCAACGGAGACAACGGCTTCGGCGTGCGCCGGGCGGCGGCGAGCAGGAGCGCACGGTTCAGTTCGACCGCGCGCGAAGTGGTCCACGGCGGCATCCTCGGCGGCTCACCCCAGCCCATGCTGGGGTGGGAGGTCTTCGGCAGCGGCTCGGTGAGCGTGCGAGCACAGTCGGCCAGCCAGCGCGGGTAGCTCGTGTTGTCGCCGAGGAAACGCATCGCACGGCCCAGCGTCCAGCGGCGCAGGCTGAGATTGGACCGCAGGTGCGGCAGGTAGCTCAGCGGTGCGGTACGCAGCAGGCTGTGGTCGTGCTGGGGCAGCACGTAGAACAACTCGTCCCCACCGTGACCGGTCAGGTGCCTGGCCACGCCGTGTTCCGCGAGCAACCGCACGTGGTGGTGGTGCAGTCCGTGCGTCCGCAGCCAGGACGACGGTCCTTCCGCGTCCGGTTCGGGTGTCAGCGCGCCCTCGAGGTTCATCGGCGCGTCGGCGCGCGCGATGACCAGGTGTTCGGCGTCCGGTAGGTCGGCGGCCGCCCTCGAGGCCCAGACCACATCGTCGTTCGCGCTGTCCACTGCTTCGAACCTCGTCGTGAGCAGGTCGCCGGGGTGCTTCGCGAGAAGGAAGGCGAGACTCGTGGAGTCCATGCCACCGGAGAGGTCCGAGCTGGTGCGGCCGGGCAGCGAAGCACGCGCGGCCACCCCGGCTTCGAGCGCGGCCCTGACCTTGGCCACCCCTTCCCGCAACGGCAGTTCCGGCTCCGGAATGGTCCACCAGGTCGTCATCCGGCAGTCGCCGTCCGGGGTCAGCGTCAGGTAGCCATCCGGCGGTACCCGCTCGATGCCCTCCCAGGCGCACTCGTCCTCCAGCGGCCACGGTGGCGCCGTGACCATGAGGTAGCGGGCGAGCAGCGACTCGTCGAGGCCCGTTCCGGCCAGCGTCGCCAGTGTCTGCGGCCGGTCGGCGAGCACGGTGGTGCCACGCACCCGCGTGTGGAAGACCTGGCAGACCGCGGAAATCGAGCCCTGCGCGCGAACTCGTCCACCGAACGCCGCCAGCAGATGACTGCTCCCCGGCAACGCGCCCGCCAGCCGGTCCAACTGCGAGAGATCGTCCACGCGCTCGAGTTCCGAACGCAGTTCCGCCTCGGTGATCCCCGGCCAGCCGAGCAGCACGAGCACGCGGTCACCGACGCGGGCGGAGACGATCTCGTCATCCCGCCAGTCACCGGCGATCCACGGCCGCCCCGACGGATACGCGATCGTCCGGGCGGACGGCTCGGCCGATCCGGCGACCGCCCGGCCGGGCTCGCTGTCCGGGAAAAGGGTGAATCTCACTTTCAGCCTCCAGCGGCGATGCCGAAACAGCAGCCGGTTTCGTCGTTCTCAGTGGCACCCCGTGCCGGTGCGGGAAAAGAACACCGCACCGGCACAGGTGTGTTCAACGCAGGCGGATCAGCAGAAGATCAGGCACTGCTTGTTGTACTCGTATCCTCGGCCACCGCCCCCGAGGGTGACCTCGTCGAATTCGCCGACGGCGGTCATGGCGGGCGGCTCGTAAACCGTGGTTTCCTCGATCATTCAGCTCAGCTCCCGATTCGGTGATTGATGGAACGTGCGCTCAGTCGCACCAGATGAGGCAGCGCACGCCGGGCTCGAAACCCCAGCCGCGCGAGCCGAGGGTCACCTTGTCGAACTCGCCGACCTCGACCAGCGCCGGCGCTTCGAACACAGTGGACTCGTTGCTCACGGTAACCAACTCCTTCGCGAGGCGGGCTTTCCGCCACGAGAACGACGTTGCCACCTCGACGTGGCAGTCGCGTTGCACCGCGGTGGCACCGGATCAGCCTGATCGCAGCACCGCCGCGCAATCCGCCAGTGAAAGTCGCGGGTTCCTGTTCGCGTGTTCGGCGGCGACTCGTAAGGTCAGCGGCAGTCCCGAACACACTTCGACGAGTTCGATGAGGCCCTTCGGCTCGACGGCGCAGCGGCGCGGACCGAGCAGTTCCCGGAGCAGGGTCGATGCCTCGTTTTCGCTGAGCGGCGCGAGTTCGAGTCGCTCGGCACCAGTGGAGGCGGCCGGTCCCGGCAAGGCGTCGACGCTGGTGATGAGCACCACGGGCGCGCCGCCGGGCAGCAGTGGCCGCACCTGTTCGGCGCTGAGCGCGTTGTCCAGCACCAGCAGCATTCTCCGGCCTCTCACCAGGCTTCGGAAGAGGCCGCTCCTGGCGCTCACGTCGGGCGGAAGGCGATCAGGACCGCCGGCACCGGCCAGCAGGATTTGCAGCGCTTCCAGTGTGCTGAGACCGGTGAGATCCACGTACAGCTCCCCGTCGGGGAAACGGTCTTGATGTCTTCGTCCCCAGCGCGCCGCGAGCGCGGTCTTGCCGACCCCGGGAGGGCCGCTGATGACCATCGGTGCGGAACGAATCCCGTCCAGTAGAAGAAGTTCCTGCTCGCGCCCGACGAAGCGGGGCACCTCAGGCGGTAGTTGGTGCGGCTTCGCGACCGGGACGGCCGATCCCGGTCCATCGGCGAGGATGCTCCGGTGCAGTTCGCGCAGCCGGGCGCCTGGGTCGGCTCCCAGGTTTTCGGCGAGCACGACGCGACATCGCTCGTAGGCGGCGAGCGCTTCGGCCGGGCGGCCCGCGTCGTGGAGTGCACGCATGAGTTGAGCCCAGAAGCCTTCCTGCAGCGGGTTTTCGCCTACCAGGTAGCGGAGTTCCGCGATGACGCCGGTCGGCGCGCCGGCGGCGAGGTCGCATTCGATGCGGCGCTGGACGGCTTCGTAGTACTGCTCGAGCAACGCCGGTACCACTTCGCGGTGCAAGGATTCACTGGAGACGTCGCAGAAGGCCGGTCCACGCCACAGCGCGAGTGCCTCGCGGAGCAGCGGGGATTCGTCATCGGTGCCGGTGGCCGCCGCGGCGCGGACCAGCAGGGCGCGGAAGCGGTGGAGGTCGATGCGATCCGGCTCCATTTCCAGGCGGTAGCCGTGCTGACCGGAGGAGATGACCGAAGGCTCCGCCGGGACATCGAGCAAGCGGCGGAGGCGTTTGATGTAACCGCGGATGGTGGTGCGGGCGCCGGGTGGCGGTTCGCCGTCCCACAGGCGATCCGCGATTTCGGTCATCGAGACCGGTCTGCCCGGCCGGAGCGCCAGCGCGGAGAACAGCGCGCGGAGCCTGCCCGCCGGCACGGCGATGAGCTTGTCGGATTGGTCTGTCCGCTCGACCTCGAAAGTGCCGAGCAGGCGCACACGGAACAGAAGCACAGAATCCCCCAGATTCTCTTGATCGTCTTCCGTCGCAACGAGCGATGCGGTTTCGGTTGGCGACCGTGCTGGAGGTTAACCACGGCGGGCACACGCCTGGTATATGAGCAGAATACGGGTCAGCGGCCGGAAGAAGATGGTTCCATCCCCGCCGCGCGCTGCGGAAAATAGTTCGTCGACGACGCGGCTTCGCCGCAAGGATTTCCGCTCCAGCAAGGGTTCCGCGCCCAAGAAACGAACGGGAGATGGGCTGACGGCCCGTCAGCGCGCGCCCCTCAATCGAGCCGGGCGTTCAGGGTGCTCATGCCGTTCTCGTTCGAGATGCCGCGGAACAGTTCGCGGGCCTCTTCCCAGACGGCCCTGGCCGTGCGGTGGTCGCCAGCGGCGCTGTGGGCGTCGCCGAGGGCGCGCAGCGTCCGCGCCAGGTAGGGGATCGAGCCGCGGGTTCGCCACACCCGGACCGAGCGTTCGAGGGTGGCGATGGCGGCGGGCAGGTCTCCTTCGGCCAGGTCCAGTTGCCCGAGCACACTGAGCGCGTCGGCGAGGTAGTGGCCGAAGTTCCCGTCCTCGCTGTAGGCCAGCGTGAGTTCGGCGGTCGCCCTGGCCCGCTCGTCCCCGATCACGGCGAACAGCTTCGAGAGGTAGAGCAGCGAAAACGTCTCCAGGTAGCGGTAGTTCAACCGCCGTGCCATTTCGAGGGAGCTCTCCAGCAGTTCCTGGCCGCCCGCGGTGTCACCGCAGAACGATTTCGCCGCGCCGAGGAACTGGGTGATCGTCGTGGTGTAGTGGGCGTTCCCGAGCGCCCCGGCGATCTTCATGCCCTGCAGCAGAACTTCGTGCGCCCCTTCGGGGTTGTCCTCGCCGTGGATGATCGCCATCACGTGGTAGGCCCGTGCCTGGCCGCCGAGGTAGTCCGCGCCGGCGGCCGTCCGCAGAGCGCGTTCCGCCAGTGCGAGTGCTTGCGCACGGTTCCCGCCGGCGGTCATGCTCCAGGCCAGTGTCGCCAAGGCGTCGGACGTTCCGGCTGGATCGTCCAGCGTGGTGAACAGGTCGAGGAGTTGCGAGGCGTCGGCCCGCATCCGTGTCATCGCCGGTCCGGCGCCCGCGGGTGAACTCCAGGTGGTGACCTCCAGGAGGCCGCGCGTCAGCACGGCCTCGCCGCGCTTGTCGCCGGTCTCCCGGCAGAGCGCGAGCGCCTGTTCGTGCATGCGCTGCCAGCCGTCGTACACGCCGCGCACGTTGAGGTAGGTCTCGGTGGACCCCGCGAGGTCCCAGGCGAGCTGGGTCAGCCGCGCTTCGCACGCTTGGGCCACCCCCGTCATCAGGGCGGCGTGTTCCGCACCGAACCAGGCCATCGGGTCGGCCAGCAACGGGCCGGAGACCGCCGCGGGCAGCCGCCAGCGTGGTGCTTCGCTGTGCATGAGCGCGTAGCAAGGGCCGGGGACGTGCTCCGCTGCGGCTTCCGCCAGCGCCAGCCACGCGCCCAGTGCCCGCGCGAGTGCGGCCCGGCGCTCGGTCTCGGTGTCCTCGCGCCGCGCCTGCTCGCGCGCGTACAACCGGATCAGGTCGTGGAACCGGTACCTGAGCCTGCCTGTTTCGTCGGCCCCGGTCAGGTTCAGCAGATGAGCGTCAACCAGGGCTTCGATCTCGCGCTCCGCCTGCCGCACCGGAACGTCGAGGAGAGCCGCCACCGCCCAGGAGGCGAAGTCGGGTGCGTCGAGCAGCCCGGCCAGCCGGAACGCCCGCTGCGCGCCCACGGGCAGCATCCGGTAGCTCATCTCGAATCCCGCGCGGACGTCGAGATCGCCCGCGACGAGCTCGTCCAGCCGGTGCCGTTCCTCACCGAGAACGCCGGCGAGGTGGGCCAGCGTCCACTGCCGCCTGCTGAGGAGCCTGGCCGCCGAGATGCGCACCGCCAGCGGGACGCGACCGCACAGCCGGATGATTTCGCGGGCCGCGTCCGGGTCGTCCTGGACGCGTTCGTCACCGACGATGGTGCTCAGGAGGTCCATGGCCTGGGCCGAGGGCAGGACGTCGAGTTCCAGCAGGCTGGCGCCCTCGAGACCGACCAGCCGCACCCGTCCGGTGAGCAGCACGGCCGTGCCGGGGCTCCCGGGCAGGAGCGGCCGCACCTGTTCCTCACCGGCCACGTTGTCGAGCAGGACGAGGACTCTGCGACCGGCCAGGCAGCTCCGGAACAACGCCACGCGTTCGTCCAGGGAATCGGGTATGCCGGTACCGCTGATGCCCAGTGCGAACAGGAACCGGCTGAGCACGTCCTCCGGGCGGACGGGGTCGGCGGAGGCGCCACGCAGGTCCGCGTGGAGCTGGCCGTCGGGGAAACGACCGGCGATCCGGTGCGCGACGTGCACCGCGAGCGTGGTCTTGCCCAAGCCTCCGAGGCCCGCGATGCCGGCCATGGCGACGGTGCCCGGCCGTGGGCCGGTGAGGACCTCGATGAGCTCGGCCACCTCGTCGTCCCTGCCCGTGAAGTCCGCGATGTCCGGCGGCAACTCGGCGGGAGTGGGCGTGGCGGGTGCGCCCGCGAGCCTGACCGCGACGCGGGGAGCGAGGTCGAGGGAAGGGTCCTGGGCAAGGATTCGCTCCTGCAGGTCATGCAGTTCGTCGGCCGGGTCCAGGCCGGTTTCCTCGATCAGGGTGGTGCGGGCACGGGTGTACTCGGCGAGCGCGTCCGCCCGTCGCCCGCAGCGGTACAACGCCAGCATCAGCTGTGCGCGGAGGCGCTCTCGCAGCGGGTGCTCGCGGGTGAGCGCGGTCAGCTCTCCCAGCAACTCGGCGTGGCGTCCCAGTGCCAGGTCCACGGCGATCCGCGACTGCAGCGCCGACAGGCGGACCTCGTCCAGCCGTGCGGCCTCCGCGGCCAGCATCGGGACGTCGGTCATACCGGTGAACGCGGGCCCGCGCCAGAGTCGCAGCGCCTCGTGCAGGCGGCGGGACGCCTCGTCCGGCGCGCCGGCGGCCTCCGCCGCCCGCCCCGCGTCGGCCAGGTGTTCGAACGTCGCCGCGTCGAGCTCGTCCCGGTCCACCGGCACCAGGTAGCCGGCGCCTTGCCGCAGGACGCGAGCCGGGTCGCCCAGCTGCCGCCGGAGCCGGTGGACGTAGGTCTGCACGTTCTTGGTGGCGCTCTTGGGCGGGGTGTCCCCCCACAGCGCGACGGCCAGCTGATCCTCCGAAACGGGGTGACCCGCCCGGCTCAGCAGCACCGCCACCAGCACTCGCGCCTTGGGCGTGCCGAGGTCGAGCTGCTGCTCGTCCTCTCGCCACACCGCCAGCGGCCCCAGTATCCCAAACCTCATCGCGCTCCCTCGGCTGGGCTGGACGTACTGTACGTCGACAGCGAAGGCGCGATGCACCAATTGTCGGATTTCCTGCCCTCGCCGTCGTGCCGGTCGGGGACGGCGAAGCACACGCGAACGAATCCCGGCCCGCGTTCACCGACTCGATGGCGTCGACCTGCTTGACCGCCGCCGCAGTGTCCACATGCGACAGAAGACCTCCGGCTGTGGCGGGATCATGGCAGCCGAGGGTGCTGAAGTCGCGGTTCTCGTCGGTGGTGATGGGCTACCGCCGGCTGGCCGGCGCCGTGTAGCCCGGGCCACCGCTGTCGCCCGGGGCGATGATCGCTCGTGGGCTCATAGCCTCGTCGAGGTAGCAGGTTTCCGTCGTTCACGCAGAGGAGACCGCCGATCGGAAAATGCCGGGCTGCTGCTCGAATGCTCCAGTCAGGGATTGTTCGCGGGTGTTGATCAGGCCGAGGTGGCCTACGACGTGACCACGACACCGCCGATGCCGTTGCGACCGGCGGGTGAACCCACCAGTTCGACACTCACACCGGACCGGACGGGTTCGCCGAATACGGCAACGATCGCGTCGGTCACCCCCGACACCAGCCGAGCGACGATCTCCTCCGCGTCCGGCCGGCTGAACGCGGCCTCCTTGATGCCGAACAGCACGCTCGGCGAAGGCGCCTGCGCCGGCTTGCCGCCAATGCCCCACCGCCGCGATCAACTCGGTCTCGCGCCCGGCGAGGTCGTCCTCCAGGACGTGCTCCGTGGCCCTCAACATTCGGCCCCGCCGACGAGCCGCCGGAAGCGTCCGTAGGGCTCCGCGTCGATCAAGGTGACGTGGACGGTGGCGCCGTTGGGCACCTGGTAGGTCCGGTGTTCGCCCGGTTTGGCACCGGCCAGTGCACGCCCGAGCGGCGAGTCCGGGGAGTAGACCTCGAGATCGTCCTGTCGCGTCTCGTCGCGTGAGCCGAGCAGGAAGGTCTCGGCGGTGCTGGTGTCGTCGTACCGGACGGTGAGCACCATGCCCGGTTCGGCGATCCCGTCGTCGGGTGGGTCTTCGCCGACGACGGCTTCGCGCAGGATGTCGTCGATCTGGCGGATCCGGGCCTGGCGGTGGCGTTTCTGCACGAGGCTGTCGGGATCGTCACTGCCACAAGCGTTCTCCGCACCGACCAGGCCGGCGCGCTCCTGGACCAGGCTGCGGTGGGCGTGGGGTGTCAGCCACGGACGGACTGAGGTGGTCATGGTGATCTCCTTCGGAGGGCGTTCGGGTTCGCGGGTCTCCGGTCGGCCGGTGCGCGGCGGGAGAAGGGCGCCCGCGTCGGTGGCGAACCAGGTGGCCGCCTTGAGCAGGATGTCCTTCTCGGTGCGCAGCAAGGCGTTTTCGGCGCGGAGCCGGATCAGTTCGGCCTGCTCGTCACGGGTCACTGCTTCGGATGCGGTTTCGGTGTCCGGGTTCATGTGCGGTCGTGGTGGTTCAGCGGAGCGGGTCGAACGGGCGCAGGGCTTGGGGCTGTTTGCCGGTGGTGATGTGCTCGGCGAGCAGGCGTCCGGTGACCGGGCCGTGGGTCAAGCCCCACATGCCGTGCCCGCCCGCGACGAACAAGCCCGGTGCGCCTGCTGCTCCGATCACCGGTCGTCCGTCCGGGGTGACGGGACGGGAGCCGACCCAGACGTCGGTGCGCTCCTCCCACCGGATCCCGGTGAGCAACGGGCGCGCCGACGCGATGATCGCTTCGACCCGAGCCTGGTCGAGCGGTGCGTCCGGTTCGCGGAACTCCATGGTCCCGGCCACGCGGAGGCCGCCGCGGTAGGGCGTGCAGGCGACGCGGATGTCCGGCAGGTAGATCGGGCCCGGCACGGGATCCTCGGTCGGCACGGTGAAGGAGTAGCCGCGCCCGGCCCGCACCGGGACGGTGACGCCCCATTGCCTGCCGAGTTCGCCCAGCCACGCCCCGGTCGCCAGGATGACGGCGTCGGCGGACAGGGTCTGCCCGGTGGCCGACCGCACGACGAGCGCATCGGCGTGCTGACGCACCGAGGCGACCGCGAAGCGGTGGCGGATGGTCCCGCCACGGCTGACGACCGACCGCGCCAGCGACTCGGCGAAGCGACCCGGGTCCACGTACCGCTGGCCGTCGAGCCGGACCCCGGCGCCGTTGCGGGCGGTCACCTGCGGGAACTGCTCCGCGAGGTCGGCGGCGGTGAGCCCGGTGCAGGAGATCTCCTGCCCGGCTTCGCGCAGGCGCCGCAGTTCCGCGAGCAGCCCGGCCGCGCTCCGGGTGTTCTCGAACACCGCCGTGATGGGTGCGTCGATCGTCGGCGCGTCGACCCCGTTAGCGGTGAGCACGTCGAACGCTTCGAGGCACTCGTCGTTCAGGGGCAGGTTGGCCCGCGCCGCGCGGGTCCAGGACTTGCCGGTGCAGTTCGCGGCGAACCGGGCCAGGAACGCCCACAGCCGGGGATCCGGCGTCGCGGGGACGTGCAGCGGCGCCTGCCGGTCGAGCAGCGTCCGCAGTCCGTAGCGCAGCACACCCGGCTCGTTGAGCGGGATGGCGAGCCCGGGGGAGAGCCAGCCGGCGTTGCCCCAGGACGCGCCCGCGGCGATGCCGGTGCGATCGACCACGGTCACCGGCACGCCGCGTTCCTGCAGGAACCACGCGGTCGACAGGCCGACCACGCCGGCGCCGATCACGATCGCCGAGCGCGGGCCGCCGTCGATCCGGTCGAGTTCGGGCATGAGGTCCTCCGTGGCGCGAGTGGTGCTTGTGCTGCCAGGGTGACCCGGATCGGGGCGCCGGTGCTTGTCCGGAACCGACAACCGGGCGCGGCCCGCTTGTCGGTTCCGGTCAATCGGGCGGGTCGGAGACGGCGAGTTCGATGATCATCGCGAGCCGCTTCGCGGGTACGTCGAGCTGCAGGGTGGTGACCTCGTCCATCTTCCGCAGGCGGTAGCGGATCGTGTTGGGGTGCACGCCGAGGCGCTCGGCGGCCTGCGCGAGGTCGCCCTGGGTCTCCAGCCACGCGCGCAGGGTCGGCAGGTAGCTCGTGCCGTGCGCCGCGTCGTGGCGGGCCAGGTCGGAGATCGGCCCGCGGGCCGGGGCCCGGCCGGCCGCCGCGGCCGCCCGCAATCGCAGTACGAGGATGTCGTCCCAGGACTCGTCGTAGGCGATCGCCGCGCCGGTGCCCGGCCGCACGTCGTGGAGCGCGACGCATTCGTCGGCTTCCTGCCGCCCGGCCGGCAGTTCGGCGACGGCCGCCGCGGCGCTGATCCCGGCGACGACCGTCACCTGGGCGGGCAGGGCGGCACCGATGGCGCCGACCCATTTCCGGGCCGCGGTGACGTCTTCGCCGGGCAGGACGGTGTAGACGGTGTTGCTGAACAGCGTGCTGCGCCCCGGGCGCGACCAGCCGAACCCCGTGGTGGCGCGCTCGAACGCCAGCAGGAGTGCCGCGTGGCGCTCCTCGGCGATGTGGGCCTGCAAGGCGATGACGCGGAACCGGCCGGGCGGCAACCCCAGCCTGCTGAGCACCGAAGCCGCGTCCGGGGTGCCCTCCAGCAGCCGGATCACCAGGTCGGACTCGACCTGCCGTTCGAGGTCCGCGCTCGCTCGCGAGCGCAGCAGGTGCAACCCGACCGTGCGGGAACTGTCCCGCAACACGGCTCGCCGGGCATCGTCCAGTGGATGCTCGCACTCGACCCAGATCGAGCCCAGCGACTCCCGGCCGGCGCGGACCGCGACCACCATGCGCCCGGTCAGTCCGTGCTCCGGCGCCGCCTTGACGAACAACGGCTCGTCGGACTCGGCGAGGTGGGCGAACACACCCCGCCGTTCGAACAGCCCGCGTGCCCGCTCCGGCACCCGCCGGCCCAGGATCGTCTCGAGCCGGACCTGGTCGGCTCCGTGCTGCAGGCTGGAATAGGCCAGGACGCGGGAAAGCTGGTCCTCGATGGTCACCGTGCTGCCCAGCGCGTCCGCCAGGCTGTCGGCCAGGGCGAACAGATCGGTCGGCCCGCGTCCCGACTCGGTCTCGCGACCTTCGAGGACCAGCCCGTAGACGACCCCGGCGATCGCGCCCCACGACACCTCCGGCTCGACGGCGAGCACCGCGACCCCGCCGGCCTCCGCCGCCGCGATCGCCTCCGGTTCCAGCGGCGCGGCTCCCCGCACCAGCACGACCGACGCCCGGGCGGCGGCCGCCAGCCCCACGGCCGCGCGGGCCGAGTCCGCTCCGACCGCGAGGAACACATCCCCGCGCAGCTCGCGGGACTCAGCCGGGTCATGCACCACCACATCGCGCAACGAGACCTCCCGCGAGACCGGGCAACAGCACAGCCGTACTCCGTAACCCCCGAGGACATTCACCAGCCGGTCCAGCGTCACCATGACCCGTTCCTACCCCACGTGGACGGCGGAGAACTCGCCTGCCCGGTCACGGCCGGACGTGGTCGCGATCAGTCCCGGGTCAGGTGGGCTGACACCTGCCAGAGGCGCTGCGCGGTGGCCGGGTCGAGGGCAACGAGGACGCCGCGACCCCTGAGGTGCTGGAGGAACTGGCGAACCTGATCGAGCGGGGCGAGCTGCGTATCCCGATCGCCGGGACGTACCCGCTGGCCGAGGTGGGCTTGGCCTTCGCCGAGCTGGAGAACGCGCCACACGCACGGCAAAATCGTGCTGACCCCGCCGTGAAACGAGCGGCCTCGTCGCACCGACCACGCGGATCCCGCGGCCAATCTGAGCGTGGGGACACGCCGTGCAGGGCGGTAAGCAACTCTCCTCACCGGCGGCCGAGGAGGGGCCTCGGCCGAAAGTACGACCCCGGCCGCTTTCGCGCTGCGGTGCTGCCCGCGGCGGTCCTAGCCTCTGGCCATGCCGACCCAAGGAGAAGATCGCATGACCGACGGCCGCAGTTCGCGCATGATTCCGAGGACCAGGGGCGCCTGTGCGCTGTACCTCCTGGTCGGTGTCCTGGTCACCGCCGGGCCGATCTGGCGGATGGTCGAGGTGGGGGAGGCCGCCGTGCTCCCGGTGGTGGCCGCGGTGGCCGGCGCACTGGTGATCGTGACCGCCGTCATCGGTCTCGTCTGGCCCGGGTCGCGAGGCCGGTAGCAACGCGCTGGGGCGTGCGCGGAAAACGGCGTTGCCTGGCGGGGGAGGCG from the Amycolatopsis magusensis genome contains:
- a CDS encoding PucR family transcriptional regulator, with protein sequence MVTLDRLVNVLGGYGVRLCCCPVSREVSLRDVVVHDPAESRELRGDVFLAVGADSARAAVGLAAAARASVVLVRGAAPLEPEAIAAAEAGGVAVLAVEPEVSWGAIAGVVYGLVLEGRETESGRGPTDLFALADSLADALGSTVTIEDQLSRVLAYSSLQHGADQVRLETILGRRVPERARGLFERRGVFAHLAESDEPLFVKAAPEHGLTGRMVVAVRAGRESLGSIWVECEHPLDDARRAVLRDSSRTVGLHLLRSRASADLERQVESDLVIRLLEGTPDAASVLSRLGLPPGRFRVIALQAHIAEERHAALLLAFERATTGFGWSRPGRSTLFSNTVYTVLPGEDVTAARKWVGAIGAALPAQVTVVAGISAAAAVAELPAGRQEADECVALHDVRPGTGAAIAYDESWDDILVLRLRAAAAAGRAPARGPISDLARHDAAHGTSYLPTLRAWLETQGDLAQAAERLGVHPNTIRYRLRKMDEVTTLQLDVPAKRLAMIIELAVSDPPD
- a CDS encoding NAD(P)/FAD-dependent oxidoreductase, translating into MPELDRIDGGPRSAIVIGAGVVGLSTAWFLQERGVPVTVVDRTGIAAGASWGNAGWLSPGLAIPLNEPGVLRYGLRTLLDRQAPLHVPATPDPRLWAFLARFAANCTGKSWTRAARANLPLNDECLEAFDVLTANGVDAPTIDAPITAVFENTRSAAGLLAELRRLREAGQEISCTGLTAADLAEQFPQVTARNGAGVRLDGQRYVDPGRFAESLARSVVSRGGTIRHRFAVASVRQHADALVVRSATGQTLSADAVILATGAWLGELGRQWGVTVPVRAGRGYSFTVPTEDPVPGPIYLPDIRVACTPYRGGLRVAGTMEFREPDAPLDQARVEAIIASARPLLTGIRWEERTDVWVGSRPVTPDGRPVIGAAGAPGLFVAGGHGMWGLTHGPVTGRLLAEHITTGKQPQALRPFDPLR
- a CDS encoding GreA/GreB family elongation factor, with translation MNPDTETASEAVTRDEQAELIRLRAENALLRTEKDILLKAATWFATDAGALLPPRTGRPETREPERPPKEITMTTSVRPWLTPHAHRSLVQERAGLVGAENACGSDDPDSLVQKRHRQARIRQIDDILREAVVGEDPPDDGIAEPGMVLTVRYDDTSTAETFLLGSRDETRQDDLEVYSPDSPLGRALAGAKPGEHRTYQVPNGATVHVTLIDAEPYGRFRRLVGGAEC